A window of Mucilaginibacter paludis DSM 18603 contains these coding sequences:
- a CDS encoding DUF928 domain-containing protein produces the protein MIRRLSSIIISLFFATSVFGQVIVQFVPEISGRSVDGLFQCKLVNMSKTQNAVLTITVTERKKGTVCVIKTPSFTLIQGTNGVPPSAARNAAIQFPGNSFGQLTRINHQFAQGDYEYCFNVKLAQSDLPEEQCFSYVLAPFSELGLMEPANQEKICETRPIFSWQPLIPGIAGSYYQLVVAEIKQGQNGIEALNYNLPAINQSGIISPILPYPAVARVLEKGKRYAWQVTVYKDRTILNRSEIWSFTVDCGEEAKPVVADNGYRDIEDLSRGNYYIAAGVLKFALVNPYAPNDLKYEIVSLSNPDKKIRRLPKVKLETGKNKVTIDLAENGSFTDGSYYIIKVHLANGSLKSLRFLYQDVQ, from the coding sequence ATGATCCGTCGTTTATCCTCCATCATCATATCGCTCTTTTTCGCCACGTCCGTTTTCGGCCAGGTGATCGTCCAGTTTGTACCCGAGATATCCGGACGAAGTGTTGACGGGCTGTTCCAATGTAAACTTGTGAATATGAGTAAAACGCAAAACGCTGTGCTCACCATTACCGTTACCGAGCGGAAAAAGGGAACCGTTTGCGTTATTAAAACACCATCGTTCACCCTAATTCAGGGTACCAATGGCGTGCCACCTTCGGCAGCCCGTAATGCAGCTATACAATTCCCCGGCAATAGTTTCGGGCAGTTAACCCGTATCAACCATCAGTTTGCCCAGGGCGATTATGAATACTGTTTTAATGTGAAGCTCGCGCAGAGCGATTTGCCGGAGGAGCAATGCTTCTCGTACGTGCTGGCTCCTTTTTCTGAGCTCGGATTGATGGAACCTGCCAACCAGGAAAAGATTTGCGAAACCAGGCCGATATTTAGCTGGCAGCCGCTTATCCCCGGCATAGCGGGCTCGTATTACCAATTGGTAGTGGCAGAAATTAAACAAGGCCAAAACGGGATAGAAGCCCTTAATTACAACCTGCCGGCAATCAATCAATCGGGTATTATCTCGCCCATATTGCCCTATCCGGCCGTGGCCCGGGTGTTGGAAAAAGGCAAGCGTTACGCCTGGCAGGTAACCGTTTATAAAGACAGAACTATTTTAAACCGTTCTGAAATATGGAGCTTCACGGTAGACTGCGGCGAGGAGGCCAAGCCCGTGGTGGCCGATAATGGTTACCGGGATATTGAGGATTTAAGCCGGGGGAACTATTATATAGCAGCAGGCGTGTTAAAGTTTGCCTTGGTGAATCCGTATGCGCCAAACGATCTGAAATACGAGATCGTGTCTTTAAGCAACCCTGATAAAAAAATACGGCGACTACCTAAGGTTAAACTTGAGACAGGGAAGAACAAGGTGACTATTGACTTGGCTGAAAATGGATCTTTTACAGATGGTAGTTATTATATTATTAAAGTGCATTTGGCCAATGGTTCACTTAAAAGTTTAAGGTTTTTATACCAGGATGTACAATGA